Proteins encoded in a region of the Spiroplasma endosymbiont of Amphimallon solstitiale genome:
- a CDS encoding IS30 family transposase, with the protein MYKYLTIESIIAIKEYKSYGFSIRKIAKAIDYSKSTVHRVCRLLNQNLLPLEILNKIQKNKQNAGRKLIILTLIEINTINHLLITKNYALDIIANFLKENKTKSISTKTLYNMFKTNRMGFDENNLLRKGKNKPHKQKETRGRINNCKSIHERNLIIPNIKNIEEFGHLEGDTIIGKDHKSSIITLADIWSKTTIPLATKNNKSENITKSIIKFISKLQKGTVKTITFDRGKEFSKWKLIEKNCNVKIYFADPGKPCQRGLNENNNGILRRYLPKSTDLSSYKQKDLNTIAFQINSTPRKSLSYKRPIDLIQLF; encoded by the coding sequence ATGTATAAGTATCTGACTATTGAATCAATAATAGCAATAAAAGAATATAAAAGTTATGGATTTTCGATTCGTAAAATAGCAAAAGCCATTGATTATAGTAAATCAACTGTACATAGAGTTTGTAGATTATTAAATCAAAACTTATTACCATTAGAAATATTGAATAAAATTCAAAAAAATAAACAAAATGCAGGTAGAAAATTAATAATTTTAACTTTAATAGAAATTAATACTATTAATCATTTGTTAATTACTAAAAATTATGCTCTTGATATAATTGCTAATTTTTTAAAGGAAAATAAAACAAAAAGTATTTCAACAAAAACTTTATATAACATGTTTAAAACAAATCGAATGGGTTTTGATGAAAATAACTTATTGAGAAAAGGAAAAAATAAACCTCACAAACAAAAAGAAACTAGGGGCAGAATTAATAATTGTAAGTCTATTCATGAAAGAAATTTAATCATTCCTAATATTAAAAATATAGAAGAATTTGGTCATTTAGAGGGTGATACTATCATTGGTAAAGATCATAAAAGTTCTATTATTACTTTAGCTGATATATGATCAAAAACCACAATTCCTTTAGCAACTAAAAATAATAAATCAGAAAATATTACAAAAAGTATAATAAAATTTATTTCAAAGTTACAAAAAGGAACAGTTAAAACTATTACTTTTGATCGTGGTAAAGAATTTAGTAAATGAAAATTAATCGAAAAAAATTGTAATGTTAAGATTTATTTTGCAGATCCTGGTAAACCTTGTCAAAGAGGTTTAAATGAAAATAATAATGGTATTTTAAGAAGATATTTACCAAAATCTACAGATCTATCTTCATATAAACAAAAAGATTTAAATACTATAGCATTTCAAATTAATTCTACACCCAGAAAATCACTATCTTATAAAAGACCAATAGATTTAATACAATTATTTTAA
- the rpsI gene encoding 30S ribosomal protein S9, translating to MTTSNKPVTYSSSGGRKTSTARVHLKNTGQSKILINGFEPLKYLEQEILVQDMLLPLKVTNTLENFDINIKVEGGGRTGQAGAARLALSNVLVKVSEDYRALLRQFGLLTRDARKKERKKYGLKAARKAPQFSKR from the coding sequence ATGACAACATCTAATAAACCCGTAACTTATTCAAGTTCAGGCGGACGTAAAACGTCAACTGCCCGTGTTCATTTAAAAAATACTGGTCAATCAAAAATATTAATTAATGGTTTTGAGCCTTTAAAATATTTAGAACAAGAAATCTTAGTTCAAGATATGTTATTGCCTTTAAAAGTAACTAATACGTTAGAAAACTTTGATATTAATATCAAAGTTGAAGGCGGTGGAAGAACTGGTCAAGCTGGTGCAGCACGTTTAGCTTTATCTAATGTTTTAGTTAAGGTGTCAGAAGATTATCGAGCATTATTAAGACAATTTGGATTATTAACTCGTGATGCACGTAAAAAAGAACGTAAAAAATATGGTTTAAAAGCAGCCAGAAAAGCACCACAATTTTCAAAACGTTAA
- the rplM gene encoding 50S ribosomal protein L13, whose amino-acid sequence MRQTTMSFSNIEKKWYVIDASGLILGRLATLVAMILRGKNKPSFTPHLDCGDYIIIINANKIKLTGNKLQDKKYYNHSQYPSGLRVRNAQSMIAKDASELLEIAIKGMLPNTTLGRKQFTHLHVYNHDQHQHQAQNPEVLILGQEE is encoded by the coding sequence ATGCGTCAAACAACAATGAGTTTCAGTAACATTGAAAAAAAATGATATGTTATTGATGCCAGTGGTTTAATTTTAGGACGTCTTGCAACTTTAGTTGCAATGATATTGCGTGGTAAAAATAAACCTTCATTTACACCACATTTAGATTGTGGAGATTATATCATCATTATTAATGCAAACAAAATTAAATTAACAGGTAATAAATTACAAGATAAGAAGTACTATAACCATTCACAATATCCTAGTGGATTACGTGTACGTAATGCACAAAGTATGATTGCTAAAGATGCTTCTGAATTATTAGAGATAGCGATTAAGGGTATGCTACCAAATACTACCTTAGGTCGTAAGCAATTTACACATCTTCATGTTTATAACCATGATCAACATCAACATCAAGCCCAAAACCCTGAAGTTTTAATATTAGGCCAAGAGGAGTAA